A genomic region of Octopus sinensis linkage group LG2, ASM634580v1, whole genome shotgun sequence contains the following coding sequences:
- the LOC115228943 gene encoding annexin A7-like, with protein MEDNNKTTEEPENDPPEYSEKPGNTPAFANPLASEHPGESGYPPPPAYEPPPGYEPQPGYPPQFGFPPPHGYPPQPGYPPQFGYPPQPGYQPQLGYAPQPGYPSQPPIVLQALNQQHQNPVIIPNQQSQYVDDKLTAAILVTIFCFFPTGIPAIIFAYQANSMARMGNIADANEANIKARHFIRISVIFGFIITLGTILPLIIVFSVVSGIN; from the exons aTAACAAAACAACTGAGGAACCGGAAAATGATCCACCAGAATACTCTGAAAAACCTGGAAACACACCTGCTTTTGCGAATCCTTTGGCTTCTGAACATCCCGGAGAATCTGGATATCCACCGCCACCAGCATATGAACCACCACCCGGATATGAACCACAACCCGGATATCCACCACAATTCGGATTTCCACCACCACACGGATATCCACCACAACCCGGATATCCACCACAATTTGGATATCCACCACAACCTGGATATCAACCACAACTCGGATATGCACCACAACCCGGATACCCGTCACAACCACCAATTGTGCTACAAGCACTGAATCAACAACACCAAAACCCTGTTATT ataccAAACCAGCAATCACAATATGTTGACGATAAGCTGACTGCAGCAATTCTTGTCACAATTTTCTGCTTTTTTCCGACAGGTATTCCTGCTATTATATTTGCATATCAA GCAAACTCAATGGCCCGAATGGGAAATATAGCAGATGCAAACGaagcaaacattaaggcaagacaTTTCATCAGAATATCAGTAATTTTTGGTTTTATAATTACGCTTGGAACCATCCTACCCCTTATTATAGTATTTTCGGTTGTTAGCGGTATTAATTGA